In Tolypothrix sp. NIES-4075, the following proteins share a genomic window:
- a CDS encoding glycosyltransferase family 9 protein, with product MRIVALVPGSIGDQILFFPTLDDLKRSLPSALIDVVTEPRSKAAYRVSKSVNEVLTFDFQDRNSLADWGNLVGMIRDREYDVAIVLGQSWLIGLILWLTGIPTRIGYQGKGSAFLTNPVSLKQSQYTAAMYHDLLKGLGIQSTCPDLTVNIPLADIDWAEKEQKRLGVHETGYILIYGGSSQLAQSKPANEVYPVESWLQIIQNFRSKQPEMPVVVVKQAEDELVRALESSSKDVKITSPDDIGKLAAMIGGANLMLCTDSAPMHLSVAVQTYTIALFGDTDPAKLLPKSEKFLAIKSLTGRIADISPDTVLQKVWGG from the coding sequence ATGCGAATAGTAGCCCTTGTTCCCGGCTCAATTGGCGACCAAATTCTGTTCTTTCCGACTCTAGATGACCTGAAGCGCTCATTACCTTCAGCTTTGATAGATGTTGTTACCGAACCCCGCTCAAAAGCTGCCTACCGGGTAAGCAAGTCAGTTAACGAGGTACTGACATTTGATTTCCAAGACCGCAACAGTTTAGCAGATTGGGGTAACTTGGTGGGTATGATTCGCGATCGCGAGTACGATGTTGCCATTGTTTTAGGACAAAGCTGGTTGATTGGTCTTATACTTTGGTTGACGGGAATCCCCACACGGATAGGCTACCAAGGCAAAGGTTCTGCTTTTCTGACCAACCCGGTGTCGCTGAAACAATCGCAGTATACTGCGGCAATGTATCACGACCTCCTCAAAGGTTTGGGCATTCAATCTACTTGCCCCGATTTAACGGTCAATATACCTTTAGCCGATATTGATTGGGCAGAAAAAGAACAAAAACGTTTAGGTGTGCATGAAACAGGTTACATCTTGATTTACGGTGGTTCTAGTCAGTTAGCCCAAAGCAAACCGGCAAATGAAGTTTATCCTGTGGAAAGTTGGCTGCAAATTATTCAAAATTTCCGCAGCAAGCAACCAGAAATGCCTGTGGTAGTAGTCAAACAAGCAGAAGATGAATTGGTACGAGCGCTTGAGTCATCCTCCAAAGATGTTAAAATAACTTCCCCAGATGATATCGGCAAGTTAGCCGCCATGATTGGCGGGGCAAATTTGATGTTGTGTACCGACAGTGCGCCGATGCACTTGAGCGTAGCGGTACAAACTTATACTATTGCTTTATTTGGTGACACAGACCCAGCCAAGTTGTTACCCAAGAGTGAGAAATTTTTGGCGATCAAATCTCTTACCGGTAGAATCGCTGATATTTCACCCGATACAGTTTTGCAGAAAGTTTGGGGTGGCTAG
- a CDS encoding CRR6 family NdhI maturation factor — translation MTIAIALNTDCINNLDLSPASTVISQLLEDGAIASHEQQLHFEINYSQDPSDPRELSEIPEVRLWFLRLDARYPWLPFLLDWKAGELVRYVAMLVPHQFSEKEGIQYNPEALEIFLMHRIFILSDWLKQQGIPNQFRLKSMAQLLGYDLDDALFEMF, via the coding sequence ATGACGATCGCGATCGCACTTAATACCGACTGCATTAACAATCTGGATCTATCACCCGCATCAACGGTGATTTCACAACTGCTGGAAGATGGGGCGATCGCATCCCATGAACAGCAGTTGCACTTTGAGATAAACTATTCTCAAGATCCAAGCGATCCACGAGAACTTTCAGAAATTCCAGAGGTACGCTTATGGTTTCTCCGTCTGGATGCTCGCTATCCTTGGTTGCCATTTTTACTAGATTGGAAAGCTGGGGAACTTGTTCGTTACGTCGCTATGCTTGTACCCCACCAATTTAGTGAAAAAGAAGGTATTCAGTATAATCCTGAAGCTTTAGAAATCTTTTTAATGCACAGAATCTTTATTTTAAGCGATTGGCTCAAACAGCAGGGTATACCCAATCAATTCCGTCTCAAATCTATGGCTCAATTGCTGGGTTATGACTTAGATGATGCTTTGTTTGAGATGTTTTGA
- a CDS encoding S8 family serine peptidase produces the protein MQSNGNNMSSGRTQPQSESGKMPSLGMDSPNFPREMPSGDMNAGDSPKLQNVLVEMRVPKTQGVLGASQMAAEMNVIGFVLDTSYEPVPVSASQDAAGLLADNQEIAIVRGVVEESKIEELEAQPNVIKVYKDTPIAPFESALLEKADKDLVMPMDATGTCPIGTCDCSPTTPKGAIADVATYFGVDKIWAAGYKGQGIVVGVVDGGITAEGRYIGAFETNRTIPNVIGGPAQNWGTTARAWGEHGNMCATDVLGMAPEAKLYDCRISDGGVVSTALTVYEWAIKQHKTDGTPHILTNSWGIYQKSWDEFYATNPDHPFSRKVVEAINEGILVLFAAGNCGESCPFDRCGTDNGPGKSIWGANGHPLVMTVGAVNKDEQFVGYSSQGPAALDPNKPDFCSVTHFRGYFASDNGTSAATPIAAGVVALLKNAKPDLTQEQAKNALKSTAKNIGEPGWDPHSGAGIIQPKAAFDLLQPQSAQWSEWQKLDGNCFSAPAVTTSGEKRLDTFVLGGDSAIYHKSWDGSNWSEWENLGGFSLSAPAAVTLTSNRIDTFIIGQQRQLLRKFWNNSTWSEWEDLGGFCKQGVAVCSEANRLDVFTIGADNATYHKSWDGAKWSEWENLGGLCLSAPAAVSAGANHVELFVRGGDHAIYRKSWDGASWSNWESLGGLWLYSPAVASWGANRLDVFAVGTDNALYRKTWDNSSWSAWENLAGSCISAPAAVSTGINRIDTFVVGGDNALYRKSFS, from the coding sequence ATGCAAAGCAACGGCAATAATATGTCGTCTGGAAGGACACAACCGCAAAGCGAAAGTGGCAAGATGCCATCTTTAGGTATGGATTCGCCAAACTTTCCACGGGAGATGCCTAGCGGTGATATGAACGCGGGTGATTCTCCTAAGTTGCAAAACGTGCTAGTAGAAATGCGCGTGCCTAAGACTCAAGGAGTATTGGGGGCATCACAGATGGCGGCAGAAATGAACGTTATCGGCTTTGTGTTGGATACCAGCTATGAGCCAGTACCAGTTAGTGCGAGTCAAGATGCAGCCGGTTTATTGGCTGACAATCAAGAAATAGCGATCGTGCGTGGGGTAGTAGAGGAAAGCAAAATTGAAGAATTAGAAGCACAACCCAACGTCATTAAGGTGTATAAAGATACACCTATTGCCCCCTTTGAGAGTGCGTTGTTGGAGAAAGCAGACAAAGATTTAGTCATGCCAATGGATGCGACTGGTACATGTCCGATTGGCACATGTGACTGTTCTCCAACAACGCCAAAGGGAGCGATCGCCGACGTTGCAACTTACTTTGGTGTTGATAAAATATGGGCAGCTGGCTACAAAGGTCAGGGCATTGTCGTCGGCGTTGTCGATGGTGGCATCACCGCCGAAGGTCGCTACATAGGCGCTTTTGAAACTAATCGCACAATTCCTAACGTCATCGGCGGACCGGCACAAAACTGGGGAACAACAGCCCGCGCTTGGGGCGAACATGGTAATATGTGTGCTACCGATGTCTTGGGTATGGCTCCAGAAGCCAAACTCTACGATTGTCGCATCTCTGATGGCGGTGTCGTATCCACTGCCTTAACAGTATACGAATGGGCAATCAAGCAGCACAAAACTGACGGTACACCCCACATCCTCACCAACAGTTGGGGAATTTACCAAAAAAGCTGGGATGAATTTTATGCCACAAATCCCGATCATCCTTTCAGCCGCAAAGTTGTAGAAGCAATTAACGAAGGAATTCTTGTCTTGTTTGCCGCTGGTAACTGTGGTGAAAGCTGTCCTTTTGACAGATGTGGCACCGATAATGGACCAGGCAAAAGCATTTGGGGAGCAAACGGACATCCTTTAGTTATGACTGTCGGTGCTGTCAACAAAGATGAACAATTTGTTGGTTATAGCAGCCAAGGACCAGCAGCTTTAGATCCTAACAAGCCTGATTTTTGTTCTGTTACTCATTTTCGAGGTTACTTTGCCTCTGATAATGGCACATCTGCCGCGACACCGATCGCTGCTGGTGTAGTCGCGTTGCTCAAAAATGCCAAACCTGACTTAACTCAAGAACAAGCAAAAAATGCTCTCAAGAGTACCGCGAAAAATATCGGCGAACCGGGTTGGGACCCGCATTCCGGTGCGGGTATTATTCAGCCAAAAGCTGCTTTTGACTTGTTGCAACCCCAGTCAGCACAGTGGTCAGAGTGGCAAAAATTAGATGGTAACTGTTTTTCTGCCCCTGCGGTTACGACTTCCGGAGAAAAACGCCTTGACACTTTTGTTCTGGGTGGTGACAGTGCGATATATCACAAGTCCTGGGATGGTTCTAATTGGAGCGAGTGGGAAAACTTGGGCGGATTTAGCTTATCAGCACCTGCGGCTGTAACGTTGACATCAAACCGAATTGATACATTTATTATTGGTCAACAGCGCCAACTGCTTCGCAAGTTCTGGAATAATTCTACTTGGAGCGAGTGGGAAGATTTAGGCGGCTTTTGCAAGCAGGGTGTAGCTGTTTGTTCAGAAGCGAACCGCCTTGATGTGTTTACAATTGGTGCTGACAACGCCACATATCACAAATCTTGGGATGGTGCTAAGTGGAGTGAATGGGAAAATTTAGGCGGCTTGTGTTTGTCTGCACCAGCGGCGGTTTCTGCGGGCGCTAACCACGTTGAATTGTTTGTTAGAGGTGGTGACCATGCGATATACCGCAAGTCCTGGGATGGCGCATCTTGGAGCAATTGGGAAAGCTTGGGTGGCTTGTGGTTATATTCGCCTGCTGTCGCTTCTTGGGGAGCGAACCGACTGGACGTGTTTGCAGTTGGTACTGATAATGCTTTGTACCGCAAAACCTGGGATAATTCTAGTTGGAGCGCTTGGGAGAATTTAGCAGGTTCATGCATTTCTGCTCCTGCTGCTGTTTCTACGGGAATCAACCGTATTGACACGTTTGTTGTGGGTGGCGATAATGCTTTGTACCGCAAATCTTTCAGCTAA
- a CDS encoding Fur family transcriptional regulator, whose protein sequence is MQKQVISTKPIRSLEDAIDRCQALGMRVSRQRRFILELLWQAKEHLSAREIYDRLNQEGKEIGHTSVYQNLEALSSQNIIECIERCDGRLYGNISDSHSHVNCIDTNQILDVHIELPEDFIRQVEEQTGVKITEYNINFYGYRQNNTD, encoded by the coding sequence ATGCAAAAACAAGTAATCTCTACAAAACCAATTCGTTCTCTAGAAGATGCTATTGACAGATGCCAAGCACTGGGTATGCGCGTTAGCCGGCAGCGTCGCTTTATTTTAGAACTATTGTGGCAAGCAAAAGAGCATCTTTCTGCCAGAGAGATTTACGATCGCCTAAACCAAGAAGGCAAAGAAATCGGACATACGTCTGTATATCAAAACTTAGAAGCGTTATCCAGTCAAAATATCATTGAGTGCATCGAACGCTGCGACGGACGTTTATACGGTAATATCAGTGATTCCCACAGTCATGTCAACTGCATAGATACAAATCAAATTCTCGATGTTCATATCGAACTACCAGAAGATTTTATCCGCCAAGTTGAAGAACAAACCGGAGTGAAAATTACTGAATACAATATTAATTTTTATGGCTATCGGCAGAACAATACCGATTAG
- a CDS encoding DUF3685 domain-containing protein yields MSDRPLKVLLIDQDPIFRLGLRVALEQVPNLQVTAEAQTDTVALHILAEFAKKDPKAVNLLILELGNSRYLQLCRQLKAEYPNLPILLLSSVSEPGLLMAARDAGVNGYCPKGTPVSELLDAMQLLASGGSYWDKVGESGGEGEGGSGGKITANFCTDAINGISTTPHSSPVFFARLRNNWRLSGIDYINATLAKVTAQLQVPGLPLLDRAILAGQRRELLAAGWLVNRLLATPQEREYDTISSQTSLTTQDSPLTNPSVNSTVVISPIKQNSPSLLSPRALQATLFSSCVAKLQLPLQNLCDEPLEIDIFRQDKKRELLYLILQKLANSLDELRASQIEVHRLNQFINIILCDLWQASTTDFFGKFTKVQVGNQNLEIVTFLLQAAKVVETEILLKIPLVIELFSYLLFQTDLSIDNAIYAAGSLEAMEQSLIILENLLIQVANGVVQPLLNTLADVEGIKQSFYDRQFISTREIERFRNDLSWKYRLRNYVTEAQAIFESRYELLVFTPRGIAKISIYAPRNQELAQLSGIPLLVTLVLEFRDAIAPRLKSLLSFAGSGIVFVLTQVIGRGLGLIGRGILQGIGSVSLSERKNKNL; encoded by the coding sequence ATGAGCGATCGCCCTCTAAAAGTATTATTAATCGACCAAGACCCAATTTTCCGGCTTGGGTTGCGAGTAGCTTTGGAACAAGTCCCTAATTTGCAAGTTACAGCGGAAGCTCAAACAGATACCGTCGCACTGCACATATTGGCAGAATTTGCCAAAAAAGACCCTAAAGCAGTGAATTTACTAATTTTGGAACTCGGTAACAGTCGTTATTTACAACTTTGTCGCCAACTCAAGGCTGAGTACCCCAATTTACCGATTTTACTGCTCAGTTCTGTTTCCGAACCAGGGCTGCTGATGGCAGCCAGAGATGCTGGTGTAAATGGCTACTGTCCCAAAGGCACACCTGTTTCTGAGTTGCTTGACGCGATGCAACTCTTAGCATCTGGTGGTAGTTATTGGGATAAAGTGGGGGAAAGTGGGGGAGAGGGGGAAGGGGGGAGTGGGGGAAAAATAACTGCTAACTTTTGTACAGACGCGATTAATGGCATCTCTACAACTCCTCACTCCTCCCCTGTTTTTTTCGCTAGGCTGCGGAATAATTGGCGTTTATCAGGAATTGATTACATTAACGCTACTTTGGCAAAAGTGACGGCACAATTGCAAGTCCCCGGTTTGCCGCTACTAGATCGAGCTATTCTAGCAGGACAGCGACGCGAATTATTAGCAGCAGGTTGGCTAGTTAATCGGCTATTAGCCACACCCCAAGAAAGGGAATATGACACTATAAGTAGCCAGACATCGCTTACTACTCAAGATTCACCACTAACAAATCCTTCAGTTAATAGTACTGTTGTCATATCACCAATAAAGCAAAATTCTCCTTCTTTACTTAGCCCAAGAGCGCTGCAAGCAACATTATTTTCATCTTGTGTTGCTAAACTTCAATTACCTTTACAAAACTTATGCGATGAACCTTTAGAAATTGACATTTTTCGCCAAGACAAAAAACGGGAATTACTTTATCTAATTCTGCAAAAACTTGCTAATTCTTTGGATGAACTGCGTGCATCTCAAATAGAAGTTCATCGATTAAATCAATTTATAAATATCATATTATGTGATTTATGGCAAGCGTCAACCACAGATTTTTTTGGTAAATTTACCAAAGTGCAAGTAGGCAATCAAAATTTAGAAATTGTTACTTTCTTGCTGCAAGCTGCTAAAGTTGTAGAAACAGAAATTCTTCTAAAGATTCCTCTGGTAATAGAGTTATTTTCTTATCTACTATTTCAAACAGATTTATCTATTGATAATGCCATTTACGCAGCAGGTAGCTTAGAGGCGATGGAGCAATCTTTAATAATTTTAGAAAACTTATTAATTCAAGTGGCAAATGGTGTAGTGCAGCCACTGCTTAACACTTTAGCAGATGTTGAAGGAATTAAACAAAGTTTTTACGATCGCCAATTTATTTCCACGCGAGAAATCGAACGTTTCCGCAATGATTTATCATGGAAATATCGCTTGCGAAATTATGTCACCGAAGCTCAAGCGATTTTTGAAAGTCGTTATGAACTACTTGTATTTACCCCTCGCGGTATTGCGAAAATATCAATTTATGCTCCTCGCAATCAAGAGTTAGCTCAACTTTCTGGGATTCCGCTATTAGTAACATTAGTATTAGAATTTCGCGATGCGATCGCTCCTCGTCTAAAATCACTATTATCTTTTGCAGGTAGTGGTATTGTTTTTGTTCTCACTCAAGTAATTGGTCGAGGTTTGGGGTTAATCGGTCGTGGTATTCTCCAAGGTATTGGTAGTGTATCCTTGTCAGAACGAAAAAATAAAAATTTATGA
- a CDS encoding DUF3122 domain-containing protein, whose translation MDINKQNVGRAEAVKKRTLRAEALTTKYILRLILCIYLTLCSGIFFADSAFALLRQHHDAPGVLRYHSQVSIKDDFGYTWQVVLFKLFPPGKAVEFNLRLVGFPGVFELAHPRNLEIVTAKNKLLSASDVYAEKSPSPNVGDYNLTDVLFKLITTDSLKLYVPLSGEQRLVLQIPASVVTEWQWLVTDFNS comes from the coding sequence ATGGATATTAATAAACAAAATGTAGGGAGGGCTGAAGCCGTCAAAAAAAGGACTTTGAGGGCTGAAGCCCTCACTACGAAATATATTTTACGTTTAATATTGTGCATTTACTTAACATTATGTTCGGGAATATTTTTCGCAGATTCTGCGTTTGCTTTGTTGCGCCAGCATCACGATGCACCTGGAGTTTTACGTTATCATTCTCAAGTGTCTATTAAGGATGATTTCGGCTACACTTGGCAAGTGGTATTGTTCAAATTATTTCCACCAGGTAAAGCTGTAGAATTCAATCTTAGGTTGGTCGGTTTTCCTGGGGTATTTGAGTTAGCTCATCCTCGAAATTTGGAAATTGTGACAGCAAAGAATAAGCTGTTAAGTGCATCTGATGTGTATGCAGAAAAATCACCTTCTCCTAATGTTGGAGATTACAATTTAACAGATGTTTTATTTAAATTGATAACAACCGATTCTCTAAAACTTTATGTACCGCTATCTGGTGAACAACGTTTAGTTTTACAAATTCCCGCATCTGTGGTGACAGAATGGCAATGGCTGGTAACTGATTTTAATTCATAA
- a CDS encoding dihydrolipoyl dehydrogenase family protein gives MAIDYDVVIIGGSLAGRYAALAATNLHATVALVEPKVNLGFIYHYALGEIGKLAQRVDDAANFGIHFYTDTAQDYLNGRIPTTVFSEKCQISVEWQEAMLYTRGVVSNLQEQNSLAILAAKGVDVIIGSGEFVLSPHLAFAVNNRQLRARTYLLASGSGPAIPEIEGLQTTGFFTLSNIWQALSESPMLPKNWVIIGGVPQSVEIAQTLVRLGCSVTLVVKHAYILPNLDPEITQLLQAQLEVDGVRLLTQTTVTQVRRIDNQKWIQAGDKAIETDEILVATAQQPNIESLNLAAVGVKWYQHRLIVNDKLQTTNRRIYACGDVIGGYDFVNIANYEAKIALKNALFFPVSKVNYQCVPWGLFSYPMLAQVGLTENQAKHRYIPDEVLVLRQYFKTVTAAQISEETTGICKLIVLRNGEILGASLLGAEAVELINLIALAISQKIKINQLANLSFVYPGYSEIIEQTAREWERQKLNSNIALQDFLEGFFDFRRNWNI, from the coding sequence ATGGCTATAGACTACGATGTTGTGATTATTGGTGGTAGTCTGGCTGGACGCTATGCAGCCCTTGCTGCTACTAATCTACACGCCACTGTTGCCCTAGTGGAACCCAAAGTCAACTTGGGGTTTATTTATCACTACGCGCTTGGGGAAATTGGCAAACTTGCCCAGCGTGTTGATGATGCGGCTAATTTTGGTATTCATTTTTATACGGATACTGCACAGGACTACCTCAACGGGAGAATACCCACAACAGTCTTCTCAGAAAAGTGCCAAATATCTGTAGAATGGCAAGAGGCGATGCTTTATACTCGCGGTGTCGTCTCAAATCTTCAAGAACAGAATTCACTCGCCATCTTAGCTGCCAAAGGTGTCGATGTCATCATTGGTAGCGGTGAATTTGTATTGTCACCTCACCTTGCTTTTGCTGTTAATAACCGTCAGCTTCGCGCACGTACCTATTTACTAGCTAGTGGTTCTGGTCCGGCAATTCCAGAGATTGAAGGATTGCAAACTACTGGCTTTTTTACTTTATCTAATATTTGGCAGGCTTTGTCTGAGTCCCCAATGTTACCCAAAAATTGGGTGATAATTGGTGGTGTTCCCCAAAGCGTTGAAATAGCACAAACTTTGGTGCGGTTGGGTTGCAGCGTGACGCTGGTTGTCAAACATGCCTATATTTTGCCGAATCTTGACCCTGAGATAACCCAATTGCTGCAAGCGCAGTTAGAAGTCGATGGTGTGCGCTTGCTGACGCAAACAACCGTAACTCAGGTGAGACGAATTGATAACCAAAAGTGGATTCAGGCAGGAGATAAAGCGATTGAAACTGATGAAATTTTGGTGGCAACTGCACAACAGCCAAATATTGAATCTTTAAATTTGGCTGCGGTTGGTGTCAAATGGTATCAACATCGCTTGATAGTAAATGACAAATTGCAAACAACAAATCGCCGTATTTATGCTTGTGGTGATGTTATTGGCGGTTATGATTTTGTCAATATTGCTAATTATGAAGCAAAAATTGCTTTAAAGAATGCTTTGTTTTTTCCAGTTAGTAAAGTCAATTATCAATGCGTTCCTTGGGGGCTGTTTTCTTATCCTATGCTGGCACAAGTTGGCTTAACTGAAAACCAAGCCAAACATCGATATATTCCAGATGAAGTTTTAGTTTTGCGACAATATTTTAAAACAGTGACAGCAGCCCAAATCAGTGAAGAAACTACAGGTATATGTAAATTAATTGTTCTTCGTAATGGGGAAATTTTAGGTGCTTCTTTACTGGGAGCAGAAGCGGTAGAATTAATTAATCTAATTGCTTTGGCTATATCTCAAAAAATTAAAATTAATCAATTAGCGAATCTATCTTTCGTTTATCCGGGTTATTCGGAAATTATTGAACAAACTGCACGAGAATGGGAACGGCAAAAGTTAAATAGCAATATTGCTTTGCAAGATTTTCTGGAAGGCTTTTTTGATTTTCGCCGCAATTGGAATATTTAG